The Phycisphaerae bacterium region GCTGTACCAGCTGCAGTTCCGCGGCCGGCCCGCAACCCGTCAGGGATGTGAGCCCGCCAGCGACCATGAGTGATAAAACGCGCAAACCAGCGGTCAGCCTGGCAAAAACCTCACGCATGACCGGGATTGTAAACACGCCGCCCTTCTTCGCCAATGCCGGGATTCGCCCTTGCTTGCCAGGCGGTCCTCGAGCCTGCACAATAGTCTTCCCGTTGAGGGTTCGGTTGCCGCAACCCCGGTGACTCTTTCTGGTTGGAGACAGACGATGAAGTGCATTCTGACGTTGCTTGGTGTGGTGTCCGGTTCACTGGTCCTGAACGTAGCCTCGGTTCTGGCCGCTCCGGCTGTGGGCCGATGGAACATCGTGATCGGTGACGGCCAACCGAGCGGATACTGCTGGATCGAGATTCTGGCCGACGGCGACAAGTTCAAGGCGAGCTTCCAGCCTGAGGCAGGTGGCTGCCACGAGATCGAGCCGCCCAAGGTCGAGGGCGACAAGGTCACGTTCAAGGCCGGCTGGACCTACACCGGCACGGTCAAAGGCAACACGATGACCGGCGAGCGAGTCAACGGCAATAACAGACAGAAGTTCTCCGCCAAACGATGGGTGCCCATGCTCAACGTCAAGGGCGATTGGAGCCTGAAAGTCGAAGGCTCAACCGAGATGAGGACCCTGACCCTCGGGGCGGAGAACGGCAAGATCAGCGGCAGCCTGACCGGCGACAAGAAAGACAAGATCTGGGATGTAAAGATGATCCGGGGTACGCTGACCTTCAAGGTCGCGGAGTCACTCTATCGGATGGTGGTCAAAGGCGACATCATGGAGGGCGAAGTGACCACGGACGGAAAAACCACTCGGCTGGTCGCCACCCGCACGCGCAAGTACGGCGATCCCATCGAGTTGTTCAACGGCAAAAACACCGACGGCTGGAAGCCGCTGGGCGATCCCAAGGACTTCAAGTGGGAAGTCAAGAAGGAAGGGAACGATTCGATCCTGTGGACCTCGGGAGGTGCCAACATCGTCAGCGAGCAGAAGTTCGGCGACTTCAAGCTCCACGTCGAGTTCCGCGTTCCGCAGCACGGCAACAGCGGCGTCTACCTCCGCGGCCGGTACGAGATCCAGGTGGCCGACAGTCAAGGCGGCCCACCCAGCGGCGGTGGCAGCGGAGCGATCTATGAACGCATCCTCCCCTCCAAGAACGTCTGCAAGGCGGCAGGTGAATGGCAGACCTACGACGTCACGCTCAGCGGCCAGTACGTGACTCTGGTCTTCAATGGGGAGAAAGTGATCGACAACGTCGAAATACCGGGAATGACCGGCGGGGCCATCGACAACAACGATCTCGAGCCCGGCCCAATCTACCTTCAGGGCGACCACGGCAAGATCGAGTACCGCAAGATCACGATCACCCCGGCCAAGTAGGTTCGAGCACGGTCCGGATCAGGATTCCACGGGGCAGGAAGACCCCCATTCCTGCCCCGTCTATCTGTGCGGATCGTAATGTGGCCGCCGCGCCCACAACCGCGATGACGCGGAACAGATCGTCCGTAAGACATTTCTAATAAAAGAGTTATAGTTTTATTCACCAAAAACGCGAAAAACGGCTACCCTAACAGTTGCCAAACATCCGATCTGCAGTATACTTGGGCCCGCGACCAGAAGATGTTGGAGGATGGTGGGCTCTCTGAGCGAGGAGTGATGGGCATGAATGAGGAGATGAACACAAAACGAAGCCAGGCCCTCGATCGCGCCCTGCAGCAGATCGAGAAGAGCTTCGGCAAGGGCGCAATCATGAAGCTCGACGCCGAGGTTCCCGTGGTGACCGACGCGTTGAGTACCGGCGCTCTGTCGCTGGATCTGGCTTTGGGAGGCCTGGGAATCCCACGGGGACGAATCGTGGAGATGTTCGGCCCGGAGTCAAGCGGCAAGACGACCTTGGCCCTGCACGTCGCCGCCTCGGCTCAGCGGGAGGGCGGTGTGGCCGCGGTCGTCGACGCCGAACATGCCTTGGATCCAACCTGGGCCAAGAAATGTGGCGTCAAGCTCGAGGAGTTGTTGTTGAGTCAGCCGGACAGCGGCGAACAGGCCCTCGACATCGTCGAGATGCTGGTACGCTCCAACGCCGTGGATTGCATTGTGATCGATTCGGTGGCCGCCCTGGTCCCCAAGGCCGAATTAGAGGGCGAGGCCGGGCAGTCGTTTGTCGGCCTTCAGGCCCGGCTGATGAGCCAGGCCCTCCGCAAGCTGACCGGCCTGGTCGCCAAGAGCCGCTGCGTGGTCATCTTCATCAATCAGCTTCGCGAGAAGATCGGCGTCACCTTCGGCAATCCGGAGACCACGCCCGGCGGGCGAGCTCTCAAGTTCTACTCGTCCATCCGACTGGACATTCGTCGCGTGACCACGATCAAGGAAGGCGAAGAATCCGTTGGCAATCACGTCCGGGCCAAGGTGGTGAAGAACAAAGTGGCCGCCCCGTTCAAGGCCGCCGAGTTCGACATCATGTTCAGCGGCGGCATCAGCCGAGAAGGCGACTTGATCGACCTGGCGATCGCCGAAGGCTTGGTCGACAAGACCGGCGCGTGGTTCAACTACGGTTCGATCCGCCTTGGCCAGGGTCGCGAGAACAGCAAGCAGTTCCTGCACGACAATCCGAAGCTGTTCGAGGAACTTCGCCAGGCGATCCTGACCAGGCGATTGCCCGAGCTGGCTCGGAAACCCGCGTCCAAGCCGGAGGCGAGAAGCGACTTGAAAGCCTCCGCCAAGTCGGAGGGCAAGAGCGAAAGCAGGCCGGAGCCCAAGTCCGCCGCCGATGCCAAAGGCAAACCAGTTCCTGCCAAGAAGCCCGCCGGGAAAAAGTAGGGCGGAGGATGAGCGGGCGGGACAATCCCACGAAGACTCAATCGGGTCCGGCACGCCCGCACTCACACAGCCTCCTGAACCCGCAACTCGTGCGGCCGTCGCTGGAGAAACCGGCGGCCACGCCTTGCGATCACGGCCCCGTCTGAGCGTCATGAACGGCCGCTCTGGACTCCCGGGAGGAGGCCTGTCCTCGGAACACCATCGCCAAACGGCCGTCGTCAGATCGTTGAAGCCAGCCGAAAGCGGGCCAACAAGAGCTACCCACGGCACCTCCAGACCCTATGGCACTCCTGGTACGCCGCCGTTAGAATGCCCGCGTTCACAGGCCAAGTTGTCAATCTAGGTAAGGAGAGTACGTTCGATGTACAAAGTCGTACTGCTGCGACACGGTGAGAGTGACTGGAACAAGCAGAACCGCTTCACCGGTTGGACGGACGTG contains the following coding sequences:
- the recA gene encoding recombinase RecA; translated protein: MNTKRSQALDRALQQIEKSFGKGAIMKLDAEVPVVTDALSTGALSLDLALGGLGIPRGRIVEMFGPESSGKTTLALHVAASAQREGGVAAVVDAEHALDPTWAKKCGVKLEELLLSQPDSGEQALDIVEMLVRSNAVDCIVIDSVAALVPKAELEGEAGQSFVGLQARLMSQALRKLTGLVAKSRCVVIFINQLREKIGVTFGNPETTPGGRALKFYSSIRLDIRRVTTIKEGEESVGNHVRAKVVKNKVAAPFKAAEFDIMFSGGISREGDLIDLAIAEGLVDKTGAWFNYGSIRLGQGRENSKQFLHDNPKLFEELRQAILTRRLPELARKPASKPEARSDLKASAKSEGKSESRPEPKSAADAKGKPVPAKKPAGKK
- a CDS encoding DUF1080 domain-containing protein produces the protein MKCILTLLGVVSGSLVLNVASVLAAPAVGRWNIVIGDGQPSGYCWIEILADGDKFKASFQPEAGGCHEIEPPKVEGDKVTFKAGWTYTGTVKGNTMTGERVNGNNRQKFSAKRWVPMLNVKGDWSLKVEGSTEMRTLTLGAENGKISGSLTGDKKDKIWDVKMIRGTLTFKVAESLYRMVVKGDIMEGEVTTDGKTTRLVATRTRKYGDPIELFNGKNTDGWKPLGDPKDFKWEVKKEGNDSILWTSGGANIVSEQKFGDFKLHVEFRVPQHGNSGVYLRGRYEIQVADSQGGPPSGGGSGAIYERILPSKNVCKAAGEWQTYDVTLSGQYVTLVFNGEKVIDNVEIPGMTGGAIDNNDLEPGPIYLQGDHGKIEYRKITITPAK